The Anas acuta chromosome 14, bAnaAcu1.1, whole genome shotgun sequence DNA window CATCAACACGACCACGGGCATCATCACCGTCAGCGGCTGGCTGGACCGCGAGCAGCTGCCCAGCgaggagatgctgctggaggTCCTGGTGagtggggggcagcggggagagccccctcctcttcctcgcctCAGCACCGCCTGAccccgctgcctcctcctcctcctcctcctcctcctcctcctcctcttcctccttctcctcctcttccttctcctggcCAGGCGCGGGAGAAGAACCCGGACATCCACGGCTCGGTGGCCAATGCCACCACGATGGTGACGATCATGGTGGTCGATGTCAACGACAACAAGCCCGAGTTCTACCAGtgttccctccccagctgcaacTTCACCAAGAGCCAGAACAACTTCACGGGCAGCATCATCGAGCACTCCTCCTCCAAAGTGCCCGTGTCCAACCTCAGCATCGTGGCCCGCGACCCCGACAAGGTGGCAGCCTGCCCCTGGGCATAGGACGGGCTGCGggtccctgcccctgctgctcctccacccTCACCCCTGGCCTCTCTCCCCGCAGGGCATCAACAGCACTTTCGAGCTGTACCTGCAGGGTAGCAGCGCCAGCGCCTTCAGCGTGTCCCCCACGACGATCGTGGGCACGGGGGAGGTCCAGATCCTGGTGCAAAACCCGTCTGAGGTGGACTACGAGATCAGCCATGTCATGGTGGTGCAGGTGGGACCCGAGGGACAGCCCTCGCTCCCTGCACGGggagggcacagcagggacacgGCCCTTCCCTGCTGGCTTCGTCCTGGCAGCTCGTTTGATTCGGGGGAGCTGGGTCGGTGTGGCAGGGGGACTGGGTGACGTGCTCGGGGACCCACACGATGCTGCCACTTCTCCACCCCGCAGCTCATCGCCAACGACACGGGGAACCCCGCAAACTGCTGCTCGGTGGCCACTGTGACCGTCAACCTCATCGACACCAACGACCACTTCCCCGAGTTCCCGCAGAGCGTATACGTGCTGAGCGTGATGGAGAACAGCCCCGCGGGCACCATCATCGCCCCAAACATCACGGTCAGGcaccgggcagggcagggcatgGCGCGTCCCCCGGGCAGGGCACCGCGGGTGCAGGTCTCCAGCAGGGACCTCGGTGTGGGGAGAAAGTAGCGGCGGGTTTGGGGACCCTGCACCCTTCAGGGACACATTTTTGGGGTGCTCACCGCCCACGGCCAGTGCCCCAGGCCCATCACCACCCCAGGGGCTGATGGAGATTCTCGTGATGCTTCCTCCTCTCGTTCAGGCTTACGATCCAGACAGCGGTGCCTACGGCCAGATCACCTACCAGCTGCTCCCGGATACCATGTACGTGGGGACGCGGACAGGGGGGGTCCACGGGGTGCTGCCCGCCTGGGGATGGAGCCCTGGTGATGGGTCCGTGTGTGCCACAGCCTCGCAACCTTCACGGTGAACGCCACGAGCGGGGCGGTGCTGGTGTCGCCGGGAGCCTTGCTGGACCGGGAGACTCGCTCCATCTACTACGCCAACATCCAGGCCAAGGACGGGGGCGACATGATGAACACGGCGCTGCTGGAGATCTACGTGCTGGACGAGAACGACAACGCGCCCATCGTCACCGGCTCCTACTTCATCTCTGTGGAAGAAGGGCAGAACGTCAGCATGGAGGTCAAGGTAGGTGCTGGGTAACGAGGACAACCCCTGGGGCTGCCAAAAAGGAGCCAGGGACCGTCCCGAGGGGTGGGCAGCCCTTTTGCAGCCCCCTCGGTGCTCTCCTTTCAGGCCATCGACAACGACGAACCCAACACCCCCAACAGTGAGCTGGGCTTCAGGATCCTGCCGGGGCTGTTCAGCGACAACTTCACCATCAACGAGACCACGGGGCAGATGCACAGCAAGGGGCCGCTGGACCGCGAGGCGCTGGACGACAAGGATGGGCAGCTGGTGGTGACGGTGGAGGTGTACGACCACGGGGTGCCACCGCTCAGCACCCAGGTCAACGTCACCATCACCGTGGCGGTGAGCCCCGGGCAcagcggggtggggagggtgcAGAGGTGGCACCCGGCCGTGGCACCGCGCCCCGAGGTGTCCCAGTTGATGCAGGGAGGCAGAAAGGGGGGTCCTGTCCGTGCTTCTGCCCCTCGCCTTGTGCCAGACCCCTCCACCTCCTTGGGCGGTGGCACTCAGGGGCTTCATCTCCTGCAGGACATCAACGACAACACGCCCGTGTTCCTCGAGCAGTCCTACGAGTTCTCCATCTTCGAAAGCTCAGGTAGGCGCTGCGCGGGCAGGCTGTGGGACAAAGGGTGGCACAGGGTCAGCGCTCGCTGGGCACTGAGCGTCCGTCTGTCTGCAGATTCCTTCGTGGGTACCGTGGTGGCCACAGACGCCGACAAGACGGAGATCAATTTCCGCATCTCCTTCTGGCTGCAGAGTGGCAGCGGCTCCAGCAACTTCTTGATCCGCTCCCACCAGCTGGGGACGGGCAACTACAGCGGGCAGCTGTCCGTGGACCCCGACACGACCATGGACTACGACACCCTGCAGCAGAAGAGCTTCTACCTGACGGCGGTGGCGGAGAACACGGCCACCGACATCGCCAGGAACGCCAGCGTCCTGGTGGTGGTCCACGTCCTGGACGTCAACGACGAGCCCCCCTCCATCGTGCCGACCTCGCAGACCGTGACCGTGAAGGAGAACGGCACGCAGCAGGGGCTGGTCTACACCGTGAGTGCCTCCGACCCTGACACCAACCACTCGCTGGTCATCGAGGAGCTGCAGGTCACCTGCCTTAATGATTCCAAAAGCGTCGGGGACGTGTGCTGGGACTGGTTCGTGCTGCTGCCCAACGGCTCGCTGCTGGTCAACAGCTCGGAGATCGACTTCGAGCAGTGTGACACGGTGAAGCTGACGCTGCGGGCTGAAGACCTCTACACTGAGAAGGGCGACCGCTACAGCAAGAACGGTACGGAGAGCACCCGCTGGCAccggggcggggagggaggggggtcctgcagctcctgcccccctCGAGGAGCTGGCCCGGTTGGAGACGGAGGGGGGAACCTCCCTTTGGGGTGAGCAATGCATTTGGGATTTTGGCAGGAACCCTGACCATCAACATCGAGGACATAAACGACAACGCGCCGgtcttcctgcccatctctgaGACCTTTggtgagcagcagggctgggacgCAGCTCCCAActggggcagggctgtgagCGGTGCAGGGTCCGGGCCGGGGTCACTCTGTCCATCACTCTGTCTGTCTTCCACAGTGGTTGTCCCTGAGGTCTCTACTGTGGGCCTGCAAGTGGCTACCGTGAGGGTGAGGAGCTGTGTGTGCGCTCCAGGGGAGCTGGGCTTGCCCGTCCCCACGGCGGGCACAGGGCGAGCCGTGCCCATgggtgctcctgccctgctttgtCCCCGCAGGCCACGGATGTTGACTCGGGGCTCGGAGGAGAAATCACTTTCTCCATCTTCAAAGTGGTGTTCATGGAGGAGAATGGGAACAACCGGACCTTGGAGAACCTCTTCAAGGTGGTGACCACGGTCGAGCAGAAAATCTACATGGGGAGCATCCAGTAAggccgtggggctgggctggggccaTGTGGCAGCAGCTGAGTCCGTCCCTGCACAGCACCGGCATGGGGCGAAGGGACTCAGCacccccctgctgcagccctgtgggATCACCGATGTCCCCGTCCCTCTAGGGTGGCCAGCAACCTCGACAGCTCGCTGAAGGGGCAGTACAAGGTGACGGTGAACGCTCAGGACCGCACAGCTCCACACAACACGGCACAGACCGTGCTGACTGTGAGTGTCACCCCTGTCCCCTACCCGGGGATTCCCCCGcaccctgcccagccccgctcACCTTGCTGTCCCCACGCAGATCTTCACCGTGGACCAGAGCTACTGCATTCGCCTCCAGTTTTCCGTACCGGTGGAGGAAGTGCAGAGCAAGTTGGAAGACATCAAAGCGTAAGGGCTGCTGGGGCCGGGccggctgctgggctgcaggggccgTGGTCGCTTCCCATGCAGGTACCCAGCTCTTTCTCCCCCTTCCAGGACCCTGACCATCGCCACCAAGGCCACGGTCTACGTGGTGGCCATCAGCAACCCCGACAACAGCCGTGCTGCCCGGTGAGTGGGGCGCGGAGGGGCGgtggggctgccccaggggaggACACCGTGCCCCGTGCCACCCTCACCCCGtgcttctgtccctgcagggcGCAGGTCAAGTCGGTGATGGATGCGTACTTCGTCTACAGCAACGGCACCGCCCTGGACATCAACCAGCTGAGTCAGTGAGTgccgggcagggggctgtgcgtgggcactgctgcctgcacggtgctcaccccctgccctgttccCCTTGGCAGGCTGATCCAGAGCGACCCGCAGGTCCTGCTCAAACTGGTGGATATGGGGCTAGCCATCATCGTGAGTGGGGCTGGGCAAGGGGCGTGGGGAGAGGGCACCGGCACAGGGGTCCCCGGGGCTGCGTgctgccctcagccctgctccgCTCCAGGGCTCCGGGGAGGTGACGGAGACCAACAAGGAGACGCAGTTGATCGGCATCATCGCGGGGCTGGCGGCGTTCCTGGTCCTCTTCATCCTCATCATGACCCTGGTCTTGGTTCTCACCACCAGGAGGTACCACGCGTCCCACCCCGTgcccccgtccctgtccccatccccaccccagcCCTCGCCCCCCTCACCCGCCCTGTCCCCGCAGCTACAAGAGGAAGCTGAATGCCATGAAGGCGCTGAAGGTGGCCACGACGCTCAGCCCCACCGTGGCCCAGCAGGGAGCCGGCATCCCCGGGACCAACCAGTACAACGCTGAGGGGTGAGCGTGGGCACCCTGCTGGGGGGGAGAGCCCCAAAACATCCCTGCCACCTGGGGAACACGGCTGGTCTTGTGGTGCCAGGGCCGGTCACTCACCTTCCTCCCGTCCTCTGCCAGGGCCAACCCCATGCTGAACCTGCCCATGGACCTGTCCCACGACCTGGGCTTCCACGAGGACACCAGCTCCCTGGCCAGGTGAGCTCTGTGGGGCTGTCACCCTGTGTCCCCACACCATCGGTGCTTCGGCTGTCCCTTAACCCGCGCCCTCCCCTCTCCGCAGCATCAATTCCCTGGATGAGAACAAAGTGGATTCGCCCAAGGACAACAACCCCAAGGCCAAGGTACCCGTTGGGGAGTCCCGTGTCCCCTCcgcccatccccatcccctctgctGTGTGCTGGAGCCCTCGTGTCCCCTTCTCTCCATTGCCTTGGCAGctctggggagggctgggggtgtcAGTGTTGGTGtcgtccccgtccctgtccccagcccctgacTGCTCTCCCCTCCCGCAGCTGCACAAATCACACCCCATGGACCCCACCGAGGACAAGGTGCTGGTGGCCGCCCTGGACGCGAAGGAGCCCACCAAAATGGCATACATCAACAACACCTTCAGCACCACAGACTTGTGAGCGGGCACCTGGGGGACAGAGGGGCCAGAGCAGGACTCTGGCAGCTGCTCCAGCGCCATCCTGCCCAGATGCCAGCAATAAACCTGCCACCTGTGGCTGACAGCGTCCCGTGGCCACCAGCCCCTGTGTCCGcgctgcccactgctgccagccagcaccGGGTCCCCTCTCCTGGCAGGAGGGCAGCCCAGTGCcactgcagggctcagcacagctTCGTGCCACCGGGACCCTTCCCGGGGCCACCCCGCTGCCCGtcaccccacacccccccgGGGAGAGGTGCCTGCAGCCCCGCTCACAGCTTTCTGCAAGGTTTTATTACCCAACACCCAAGTTGACAAGTGTaatcctccctcccccttcctccccacacccccccccaacaaaaaaaaaaaagaaatgaagaggaaaaagaagaagatcAGGGACCGAGCTGCAGTACTGCTGTGCCGCagcgcagggctgggggggcaggggacagggggggACACTGCACGGGCAGGGGGCTCCCAAGCACCCCCCAggtgcagcctcctgcagctcaggTGCTCGCCCAGTTCCTGGGGCCATGTGGGACCAGTCCTTTGCTGGGGTTGGGCTGGAGGGAGGACGAGGTGCCGGGTCCCACGGCGCAGCAGGGACGCcgcagtgctgctggcagggggatGCTCACCCCCTCCATGCGCCGACCCTGTGCCCCCAAAGCTTCCCAGCACGGCAGGGACGTAGGAAAAGTGTTTCAAAAGAGCCACGGCCCTGCAGGCCGCGGGGGAGGAGGTGGCTCGCAGCTGAAAGTGTCTCTTAAAAAGCTCCAAAAATGCAAACACCGTTCAGTAAaagcccccctccccaccccacccccctgCAAAAACCCAGCGGTAAAAAGTGGCAGCGCTTTGCGGCCGGCACGTCCCCGGCTGCTGGCCAGGAGAGCAgcgaggggacacggggaccccCGCAGAGGGACAGGCACCCCGGGCATCTCGGGCACCCAATGGGGTCCTGGGCAGGCAGGACGGACACGGCACCAGGGTGGGCTCTGTCCCCACCGCCAGCTGTGATGGGGACACGGACATGCCCCGTGCTCCGACGCAGCcaaggagggctgggggcatggggacagcccCCCTGAGTGCCTCCGGCCACAGCAACGGGGACAAGCAGCCGGTGGCCCCGAGCACACGGGCTCTGTGTCTCCGATGTGGCTGCCCCCACGCTCCCTCCTGTAAATCCATTTTGTGGGGTGGGCACGGCCAGGGGCGGGTGGCACCGCGATGCAGCAGCGGCTCCAGCACGAGCAGCGACGCTGCTGCCTGCGGtgcggggctggagctggggggagcCGGCAGCGACCTGCCCATGTCCCGCTGCGAGCCCCTGCCACATCCCAGAGGTGCCACCAGCACCGTGCCCCACGGCACCGCTGGCGGAGAAACCCCCGGTGAAGGAGATGCCTTGTCCCCGCCTGCAGCGCTCCATCACCACCCGCCCCGGGAGCCCTGCACGCCGGCAGCAGGCGTCTcggggcagcggggcagggTCCCCTCCCCgagagacccccccccagtccTGCCGGAGCGGGCAGGGGATCACTCCATGGCGGGGCCGGCGCgggagcagcagcggggccgccGGACGTTTTGCAGCAGAGCCCGAAAGACGCTGGGCTGCCTCTTCGCCTCGCCTTTGCGGGGGGCTCCCTTGACGGAGCCGGCACGGGTGCTCTGCGGGGTCATCACCACCTGCCGCCCGTGCTCCTCGATCTGCTTCTCCAGGTGCTTCTGGATGGCCATGCCCAGCACCTCCACCTCCATGGAGGCCCCGTACACCTCCCACGTCATCCCCTTCTCGTCCCAGCTCACCTCCCGGATGGGCTCCGGAGCCTCCTCCACCGCCCCCCCCTTCACGTGCACCTCGGGGTACGAGGCCTGCGGGGACTTGGCCACCGGCGTCATGGGCCCGGTGGCCACCGAGCGGGTCTCCACGGGCATGGACACCTGCATCTCCGCGTCCTTCTTggagggggctgcccccgggTGCGGGGCAGCGGCGGAGCCCGGCTCTCTCTTGGGGAAGGTGAAGGCGGCGGCCCCGTCCGGGGGGCTCATGGGGCTCAGGGCCACCGACACCAGGGACGCTCGGCTGTCCActtgtgtccccatgtcctgcGTCCCGGCATCCTGAGGCGGGGTCACCTCGAACGAGTAGGATTCGCACAGCAGCTTGGCTGTccggggctgctggctgctctcgGCGTCCACGTTCCCCTCGCCTCTGCCCTGACCCCCTCCGGGGGGGGCGGCCGTGCCTCCCTGCGGGGGCTTGGCAGCCTCAGCGCCCCCCGCCTGGGGGGCAGCTCCCGGGGACGCGTCTGTGCcgccctggggctgctcctggcttgGCATCAGGGGGCTGCCGGTCCCCGGTGCTCCCGTGGCCGGCTCCAGGAATGCCACGTGCTTGGCCGGAGCCGGCGCGCTCCCCGCGTCCTTGCTGGGTGCCTTGAGGCAGGGCTCGGGcagggggggcacgggggcagCTTTCTCCTTCGGGGTGCCGGGGCCCGCGGGACCACAGGCAGGGGCAGTGCCGACGGGTGCAGTGCCGACGGGTGCCGCACAGCTCCCCGCCGCTGCGCTCCCGAGCGCACCGGGAGCCGGTCCTGTCGGCACTGGCGCCTTCTCCGCCGAGCCCGGAGCCTCGGGCTCAGCCCCGCAGCAGTTCCTCATGGCACGGCCACCCGCGGCGCAGCCGGAGCTGGGCAGGCGCTCGCCCACCGCTGGGCAGCCCGAGGAGCCGGTGCCGGGCTCGCAGGCGTCCTCAGCCTCGCGGCTCAGCAGCTGCAAGCCCTCGGGCTCCTTAGCGCTGCCCATGCCCGGGGAAGGCTTCTCCCATGCTAATCCTGCAAGAGAGGGGATGGGGCGGTGAGCGGGGCACTCACCCCggccccccagggctggggacagtcGGATGCCGACTGTTTCTTTCCGTGCCGCCTGCACCAACAGGTAAGGCACCGGGTGCACGGCGGTGCTCAGCGCCCACCCcggggaagggaagagcagtGGCAGCCTCTTACCACAAACGCCAGCTTTCCCCCGGCGTGGTTGAGCCAGGAGCGGGAttcaggtgctgctgcagctcccagggctgtggggacgTGGCCTGGAGACCCTGCGGAGGGAGAGCAGCTCGAGAGTATCCATGGGTGCCTGGCAGAGCACTGGGGCTGCTTGGCACGGCGTGGGGCGAGGGCACACGTTTGGGCTGGGCACGcgggcaggctgcagccaccTTGGGGTCACCACCAGCCCCCTCCTCTCCGTGCCCACCCGACCCTCGACCCCCGGCAGTGGCACCTTTGTGGGTGCTGAGGgcccggggggctgcagagcatgATGAGGGGCTCGGGGCTGTCAGAGCCGTgccccgggcagggcaggggctgccagcTGGGCACCCCACACCCTCACCCTGTGCATGGCACCCACACCCGGATGGGCACGAGGCCACGCGGGGTGTGCCAGGAACCGGGGGGACACCACCTGGTGTCACACAACCGCCCCCAAACACCCTCCAGCCCCTATGGGGGCAGCCCCACCCCACGGGGGTCGTGGCAGCCCCGAGCTCCCCGGACCCCAGCAGCTCAGGCGGTGCCACCGGGAGCGGGGACCACGCAGCCACcaccccctctgcccccctGGCACCCCGGCGCCCACCTCCCCACgcagcccccgagccccccccaaGCGGCACCTCCCCtcggggccgggccgagcccaCCCTGCGGGCACCCAGGGGCGCTGCGGGCACCCACGGGGGGGGGGTGCTCGGTGCCTCGTCgagaggcggggggggggcgcaccCATCCCTGGGGCACACGCGTGTGCGCACAGCCGGCGGCTCGGGCACACGCACGGGGGCACGCGGACGCGCACGGGCACGCGCCCGGCCGAGCCCCGAACaaagccgccccccccccatctcTCCGCCATCCCCTCCCCGGTTaccggaggggggggggaccccgcCACGTGcgcgccccggggccgccgtTACCTGCGGCTGCCGcccggtcccgtcccgtcccgctccgctccgctccgctccggcGCGGTGGCGGCCGCGAGCATGCgtggggcggcggcggcggcgggggcggtgccgggggtgggggggggcaccggggtttttgggggggcgAACGGGGGTGGCGTCGGCACCGGGGTTGGGGACCGCGGGCAGCATCCGGCGCTGCCACCCCACTGCCCCCCCAAGCGCACCCCAAGCCCGGGAcccccaccctgcagcccccccctccGGCACCCCGGGGTGTGGGTGGGGGGCAGCCCGGTACAGCCGCCCCGGGacccccagggctgtgccacccCGACGCGCCCCGGTGCAGCGGGCACGTGGCTGGCACCGTGGCCTGGCCGCTGGGTCCGTGGCACGAGCCCCCCCGTGGCACCGTCCCccgggtggggtgggggtggcagCGGCACagagccccttcccctccctacCTCGTGCTGCAGGAGGATGCTTCGCTCCCCGGCATCACCGCGGGGTCTTTGGCGCTGGCTGCACCCCGCGGCCACCGGCCCCGAGGGACGGGGACACCGGGGCTCCCCGCTGTCACCACCGAGGGGACGAGGAGGGCTCCCGCACACCCCTCGCCCGGGGGGAGCACGGGGAGGGGAGAACGTCCCCGTCTCCCTCCCGGCAGCGCTGCCTCTGCTCCCGGGCTCAGGCTTTGTCTAACTCCTTCCCACGCACTCCCGCTCGCGCTGCGGGGGGGAAGGCGGCCtgctcgcctcgcctcgcctcggGGGGCTCACGGCCCCCCTCCCGGGGGGTGCCCgcctgccccccagcaccctgcggGGCCAGCGTCGCCTCCCTGCCCCGGGGATGTCGCGCTGGGGGTAGTGTCCCATGCACAGGGACACGCGGTGAGCCCCCACTGTGCCACCACGGTGTGGGGTGGTGGGGGGCTCCGTCACCCACCGTGGGGCACCAACAACCGTGATCCACTCGTGGTTCACCCTCTGTGGTCCCCCCATGGCAGTGGGGACCAAGGGAGGGacagccacagccaccagcCCCATGTGCTGCTCCAGCCACCTCTCCTCCATcctggcacccatgggtgccaccgGGCTGCCGTTGGAGAGGATGGTGCAACAGGTCTGTGGAGCATCCTGAGGAATGGTCTGTGGGGCAGGAGCTTGGGGCCAGAGGGGTAACATTAACCCTCAGTTGGGGTTTCCCCATCGTGGGGTTAACGTtaagcccccccagccctataGATCTATAGGGTGGCGCAGCGCCGGCGCGATGGGAGCTGGCACACCTGGTTGCCTGGAGACAGGGGAGGTTGGCGGTGGAAATGCTCCTTCCAGTAAACAGCGAGGCTGGAACAAAACCCCGAATGCTAAAAATAGGGAGGAAGGATATCAAAATAAAGAGCGCTGCCTTGCCTCCCCAGGGCACCCCCATGCCACCGCCGGGCACCCCAAAAAGCCAGGGGACGGATGGGACACACTCATGGGCAGTGACATGAGTGGGTCTGAGCTGCTGCGGGATCCCAGAGCCCCGATCCCAGACCCCATAGCAGCCAGCACCTTGCCTGGATGGCTGTGCTGCACCAGCTCGTCATGCACGGTGCACAATTGGTGCACTTGCAGCCCGCCAGGTGTTTGCATGGCCACGGCCACATGCTGTCCCCAACCCCGGGCTGTGCTGGTCCCAGTTCTGCACTTACTGGTCCCAGTTGGCCCCCTGTGCAGCTGGGTATGGTGAGGGGCACCCCAGCTATGGGTTTACATCTGGGTTTATGCTGCCCCACGGGGGATCGAGcccaggctggggatggggaggacaGGGAACACCGCAGGCAGAGCCATGTCCTGGCGGAGAACAGGACCACGGGGCTGTAGGGCCGCATCCTGCCTGCTCTCACCTCAACCCCCCcgctctccccttccccatcgGCACCTCGTATCCCAACCCCTCCGTGTCCCAGCCCCTCTGTGGGGGGCTGGCGTGcgcctctcccctccctgcagccagccttcCTCCCCGGCcagctgcctccttcctcctcctcctctccccacccgGGTACCTCCGGGCTGGCAGGATAACAATAGCGAGGAGGATGAGTAAGATGGTCCCCATTGCCTTGGCAACGCACTCCCGCGCTCCCCCGGCTCGCGAGGAGCCAGGCAGCTGCCTGAAAAGCGCATCCTCCCCGCGGGGAGGGGGCCGCGGGCGCAGGTAGCGtggcagccccctccctccgCACCACGGCCTGCCTCCCACGCGTGCACGGGCAGCGCCACGTGAACGCGCCAGGCGCACCCACGCCAGCCAAACCCGCACCCGGCACCcacagccccggggggctgACAGGGGGTGCCCCCAGTACCGGGGTAAATGTGGGCTACGGGTGTAGGGCTGCACgaagccccctccccaagccaGGCTGCGTCCC harbors:
- the CDHR2 gene encoding cadherin-related family member 2; amino-acid sequence: MAQPSLLLLPFLLAAASGNTPPIFNTTIEYVSEDLLIGEVAFVLKATDLDGDTLSYSISGADAFYFNVNQSTGVVTLRNLLDRESQARLTLTVTVSDGVNDATSRRLTVIVEDRNDNAPVFKGLPYETSVPENMMAGSIIYTISATDADTGNAAKVSYSILEVIPDNAKNFWLFYILPNGSVVLNGSLDYATNTFYQLKILAQDGGGPLYGVTVFQNSTTYFSITVIDLPNLNPRFLNEPYSGSVSENSPLGVSVLTVTATDRDTGVNDEIFYSITNASVPFAINTTTGIITVSGWLDREQLPSEEMLLEVLAREKNPDIHGSVANATTMVTIMVVDVNDNKPEFYQCSLPSCNFTKSQNNFTGSIIEHSSSKVPVSNLSIVARDPDKGINSTFELYLQGSSASAFSVSPTTIVGTGEVQILVQNPSEVDYEISHVMVVQLIANDTGNPANCCSVATVTVNLIDTNDHFPEFPQSVYVLSVMENSPAGTIIAPNITAYDPDSGAYGQITYQLLPDTILATFTVNATSGAVLVSPGALLDRETRSIYYANIQAKDGGDMMNTALLEIYVLDENDNAPIVTGSYFISVEEGQNVSMEVKAIDNDEPNTPNSELGFRILPGLFSDNFTINETTGQMHSKGPLDREALDDKDGQLVVTVEVYDHGVPPLSTQVNVTITVADINDNTPVFLEQSYEFSIFESSGRRCAGRLWDKGWHRVSARWALSVRLSADSFVGTVVATDADKTEINFRISFWLQSGSGSSNFLIRSHQLGTGNYSGQLSVDPDTTMDYDTLQQKSFYLTAVAENTATDIARNASVLVVVHVLDVNDEPPSIVPTSQTVTVKENGTQQGLVYTVSASDPDTNHSLVIEELQVTCLNDSKSVGDVCWDWFVLLPNGSLLVNSSEIDFEQCDTVKLTLRAEDLYTEKGDRYSKNGTLTINIEDINDNAPVFLPISETFVVVPEVSTVGLQVATVRATDVDSGLGGEITFSIFKVVFMEENGNNRTLENLFKVVTTVEQKIYMGSIQVASNLDSSLKGQYKVTVNAQDRTAPHNTAQTVLTIFTVDQSYCIRLQFSVPVEEVQSKLEDIKATLTIATKATVYVVAISNPDNSRAARAQVKSVMDAYFVYSNGTALDINQLSQLIQSDPQVLLKLVDMGLAIIGSGEVTETNKETQLIGIIAGLAAFLVLFILIMTLVLVLTTRSYKRKLNAMKALKVATTLSPTVAQQGAGIPGTNQYNAEGANPMLNLPMDLSHDLGFHEDTSSLASINSLDENKVDSPKDNNPKAKLHKSHPMDPTEDKVLVAALDAKEPTKMAYINNTFSTTDL
- the GPRIN1 gene encoding G protein-regulated inducer of neurite outgrowth 1 codes for the protein MGSAKEPEGLQLLSREAEDACEPGTGSSGCPAVGERLPSSGCAAGGRAMRNCCGAEPEAPGSAEKAPVPTGPAPGALGSAAAGSCAAPVGTAPVGTAPACGPAGPGTPKEKAAPVPPLPEPCLKAPSKDAGSAPAPAKHVAFLEPATGAPGTGSPLMPSQEQPQGGTDASPGAAPQAGGAEAAKPPQGGTAAPPGGGQGRGEGNVDAESSQQPRTAKLLCESYSFEVTPPQDAGTQDMGTQVDSRASLVSVALSPMSPPDGAAAFTFPKREPGSAAAPHPGAAPSKKDAEMQVSMPVETRSVATGPMTPVAKSPQASYPEVHVKGGAVEEAPEPIREVSWDEKGMTWEVYGASMEVEVLGMAIQKHLEKQIEEHGRQVVMTPQSTRAGSVKGAPRKGEAKRQPSVFRALLQNVRRPRCCSRAGPAME